CATATTCGTTCCTCTGCCGGAGACCGGCCATCTCTTGTCAACGATCGAGTTTGGAAAGCGTCTACTCAATCTAGACCGTCGGATTTCTATGATTACAATCCTCTCCATGAATCTTCCTTACGCTCCTCACGCCGACGCTTCTCTTGCTTCGCTAACAGCCTCCGAGCCTGGTATCCGAATCATCAGTCTCCCGGAGATCCACGATCCACCTCCGATCAAGCTTCTTGACACTTCCTCCGAGACTTACATCCTCGATTTCATCCATAAAAACATACCTTGTCTCAGAAAAACCATCCAAGATTTagtctcatcatcatcatcttccggAGGTGGTAGTAGTCATGTCGCCGgcttgattcttgatttcttctgcGTTGGTTTGATCGACATCGGCCGTGAGGTAAACCTTCCTTCCTATATCTTCATGACTTCCAACTTTGGTTTCTTAGGGGTTCTACAGTATCTCCCGGAACGACAACGTTTGACTCCGTCGGAGTTCGATGAGAGCTCCGGCGAGGAAGAGTTACATATTCCGGCGTTTGTGAACCGTGTTCCCGCCAAGGTTCTGCCGCCAGGTGTGTTCGATAAACTCTCTTACGGGTCTCTGGTCAAAATCGGCGAGCGATTACATGAAGCCAAGGGTATTTTGGTTAATTCATTTACCCAAGTGGAGCCTTATGCTGCTGAACATTTTTCTCAAGGACGAGATTACCCTCACGTGTATCCTGTTGGGCCGGTTCTCAACTTAACGGGCCGTACAAATCCGGGTCTAGCTTCGGCCCAATATAAAGAGATGATGAAGTGGCTTGACGAGCAACCAGACTCGTCGGTTTTGTTCCTGTGTTTCGGGAGCATGGGAGTCTTCCCTGCACCTCAGATCACAGAGATTGCTCACGCGCTCGAGCTTATCGGGTGCAGGTTCATCTGGGCGATCCGTACGAACATGGCGGGAGATGGCGATCCTCAGGAGCCGCTTCCAGAAGGATTTGTCGATCGAACAATGGGCCGTGGAATTGTGTGTAGTTGGGCTCCACAAGTGGATATCTTGGCCCACAAGGCAACAGGTGGATTCGTTTCTCACTGCGGGTGGAATTCCGTCCAAGAGAGTCTATGGTACGGTGTACCTATTGCAACGTGGCCAATGTATGCGGAGCAACAACTGAACGCATTTGAGATGGTGAAGGAGTTGGGCTTAGCAGTGGAGATAAGGCTTGACTACGTGGCGGATGGTGATAGGGTTACTTTGGAGATCGTGTCAGCCGATGAAATAGCCACAGCCGTCCGATCATTGATGGATAGTGATAACCCCGTGAGAAAGAAGGTTATAGAAAAATCTTCAGTGGCGAGGAAAGCTGTTGGTGATGGTGGGTCTTCTACGGTGGCCACATGTAATTTTATCAAAGATATTCTTGGGGAtcacttttgagttttgaccaTTTCACTTTCAGAGCaagataattttgtaatttgtaataaaaataaacaaatgttaTCAATTTATTATGGACTAAATGTTAATCAACGCCATTTGTGCTTGAAGACCAAAATTCCAAAAGTCCCATACATAATACATTGCTGTGTAAATTTCTCGACAACCATTGCTGTGTAGTCTTTGAGTAAGCTCGATACAAGTGTAATGTAAAGTGATTTCTATCATCATCTAAGAAACAGACAATTTTGTAACTGAAAACCTTAATTACCAACCACATTCTAACACTCACATGACATAATTATTGTTAAAGTAAATGTCAATtacaaccaaatttttttatgttttcttaagtTCACGTATATCTCcattttttacattttgttgGCTTGATAAATACACATGCATCGTTTGGTGTTGATGGATGACcaatattttctcttattatcacaaaaaattaattgatttttttatggattttagaaattttcatttggtAAAGGACTGGTTTGCATTACAGAGAGCTCCATGAATCAAAGACTCACACGACACCACGACACCAACTAACACCACTTCCACATTTGTCTTACTCCAAACAAATCTCAAGCCGAAgtagaaaagaagagagatggtgaAGGAAACAGAGCTAATCTTCATTCCAGTTCCATCCACAGGTCATATTCTCGTCCATATTGAATTCGCCAAGCGTCTCATCAATCTCGACCATCGGATCCACACCATCACTATTCTCAACTTATCCTCACCCTCTTCTCCTCACGCCTCCGTCTTCGCCAGATCTCTCATCGCTTCCCAGCCCAAAATCCGTCTCCACGACCTTCCCCCTATCCAAGATCCTCCTCCATTCGATCTTTACCAAAGAGCTCCCGAAGCTTACATAGTAAAACTCATCAAGAAAAATACTCCTCTGATAAAAGACGCCGTCTCCAGCATCGTCGCGTCGCGTCGTGGAGGCTCAGATTCGGTTCAAGTCGCCGGTTTGGTTCTCGATTTATTCTGCAATTCATTGGTAAAAGATGTTGGCAACGAGCTTAATCTTCCTTCTTACATATACCTTACGTGTAACGCTAGATACTTGGGGATGATGAAATATATTCCGGATCGGCATCGGAAAATCGCATCTGAGTTCGATTTGAGCTCCGGCGATGAAGAATTGCCGGTTCCGGGATTCATAAACGCTATTCCGACGAAATTTATGCCGCCTGGATTGTTCAATAAGGAAGCTTACGAGGCTTACGTAGAGCTAGCGCCGAGATTCGCAGATGCGAAGGGTATTTTGGTTAATTCCTTCACGGAGCTTGAGCCGCACCCGTTTGACTATTTCTCTCACCTGGAGAAATTCCCTCCGGTTTACCCGGTCGGACCGATTCTCAGCTTGAAAGATCGAGCGAGTCCGAACGAAGAAGCAGTCGATCGGGATCAGATCGTTGGGTGGCTCGATGATCAGCCGGAGTCATCGGTGGTGTTCCTCTGTTTCGGGAGCAGAGGAAGCGTTGATGAGCCGCAAGTGAAGGAGATAGCTCGAGCTTTGGAACTCGTCGGCTGCAGATTTCTTTGGTCAATTAGAACAAGCGGCGACGTCGAGACGAATCCTAACGATGTGTTGCCGGAGGGGTTCATGGGCCGAGTAGCAGGCCGAGGTTTGGTATGTGGTTGGGCTCCACAAGTGGAAGTGTTGGCCCATAAAGCAATAGGAGGATTTGTGTCTCACTGTGGTTGGAACTCCACGCTTGAAAGCTTATGGTTCGGGGTTCCTGTCGCAACGTGGCCGATGTACGCAGAGCAACAGCTTAACGCCTTCACGCTGGTGAAAGAGCTTGGGCTTGCGGTGGACCTGCGGATGGATTACGTGTCGAGTCGTGGGGGTTTGGTGACTTGTGATGAGATAGCCAGAGCCGTACGATCTTTGATGGACGGTGgagatgagaagagaaaaaaggttaAGGAGATGGCTGATGCGGCAAGGAAGGCTTTGATGGATGGAGGATCGTCTTCTTTGGCAACTGCTCGATTCATCGCAGAATTGTTTGAAGATGGTTCGTCGTGCTAATGCAAATGTTGGTGCGATAATTCGTCATGCTTACTTAtttgataccaaaaaagaCACATGCtaagtttttaaaactaaagatttttcttttcactacTTAAACTTATATGTACAAGTGAAATACTGTACTTCAAGAAGCAAAAACTATGGCAGTCTTTATGGTATATGTTAGTCTGGAAGGTGCTATTTTTCAATCAGTGATTCAATTTCTTAGGAATTTTATTTAAGTTGATGTCTAAACTTAAACCGACTTTaaccaaatccaaaccaaCCTGAAATTGTACCCAAAAAAGTTAGAAGcgattgaaaacaaaacacgcACGAACGACGACGTTTATAATAGAACTAAACATCTCCGCCGATCAACTCGTCGAGAAATCGTTTAACCGCAACAAACGAAGATCCTCCGTCCATCAAAGCATTCCTCGCCGCTTCCGCCATCTCCTTCACTCTCTTCCTCGGCGTATCCTCACCGTCCATCAATGATCGTATGGCTCCCGCGATCTCCTCAGCTTTTACTATCTCTCCGTACGCCGAAACGTAGTCTAAACGCAGCTCCACGGCTAACCCTAACTCCTTCACCATCGAGAATGCGTTTAACTGTTGCTCAGCGTACATTGGCCACGTGGCGATCGGAACACCGAACCATAAGCTCTCCAGTACAGAGTTCCAACCGCAGTGAGACACGAATCCTCCGAGCGCTTTATGGGCCAGAACTTCTACTTGCGGGGCCCAATCACACACCAATCCCTTACTGGCCGTCCGATCGAGAAATCCCTCCGGCAACAGATCGTACGGGCTCGCTTTCTCCGTCGGATTTGTACGTATTGACCAAAGAAACCTGTGGCCGGTGAGTTCCAAGGCTTCAGCTATCTCTTCAATCTGCAGCTTGCCAATGATTCCGAGGCTTCCGAAGCAGATATACACAATTGACGACTCCGGCTGGTCCTCGAGCCATCTCATGATCCGATCCCGGTCCGATGCGTCCAGATTTGGAGACGGACGATCCTTCAAACTAAGAACCGGTCCGACCGGGTAAACCGGAGGATAGTTCTCATCAAGACGAGCGAAGTAATCAAATGCATTCTGCTCAAGACATGTGACTGAGTTTACCAAAATGCCCTTGGCTCCAGGGAACTTCTCTGCAATCTCGACCCAAGCCTCGTAGGACTCTCTCACGAATAGACCTGGAGGCAAAACCTTCGTCGGCACGGAGCAGACGTAGCCAGGAATTGGATGTTCTACGTTGCCGGAGCTTAAATCTAGCTCAGAAGTGGTTATGCGATGTCTCTCAGGGAGATACTTCATCATACTTAAAAACCCAGCGTTACACGTTAGGAAGATGTAAGAAGGAAGGTTAAGCTCGTTTGCCACTTCGATCATTggaacacaaaaaaaatcgataACCAAACCGACTACACGAACCGAACCGGATTCTTTACGTGAAGAAACTAGAGTGGAGAGAGCGTCTCTGACTAAAGGAACTGTTTTCTTGGTGGACTCAAGAATATAAGCTTCGGGAGCTTTAAAGAAGAGTTCCAATGGTGGAGGGTTTTGAACATCAGGCAACGCAAGGAGACGGATTCGAGGCTGTGAAGCAACGAGGGACTTAGCGAAAAGGTGGGCTTGAGGAGCGAGAGGTAAAGCCCAGTAGAGGATGGTGATGGTGTGGATGCGATCATCACGTTTGATGAGAGATTTAGCGAATTCAATGGAGACAAGAAGATGACCAGGGGATGGATATGTAACGAAGATGATCTCTGCTTCTGctttcatcgtcttcttctttcttctctctctattctTGTGTTTAATGCTTCCTTTATTGTTTTTGGGCTCTATATTGATATTTAAACAAATGAATGAGGGATGGCTTTACTACGCATGCACTGATACACGTTTTAGCCGCCGTCGGCCGTTCCATCATATTTAATTACACATTTTGCCAATAATTTGTTTAGACTCTCGAGTTTACTATTTACGCTATTCTTTAACGAAGTGTATGATGATAAAACCAAAGAGATAGGTCCAGCACGAGAGGGAAAAAGCTAACCACTTTTACtggaaaaagaaactaaaccCACTACTTTACCAACTCTTTTCAGTCTTTCACAGCTCACACACATCCTCCCAGGGGATAAAAATGTATACTAATATATGGCGAGACCCTACATACATATGCTAAATGATGAATGGGAAAAATGTTATTAGAATACCTAATTAGGCTAATTTTCACTAACTGTCCGAATAATATTAATTGATGGCCCACATAGTTTACTATCTATGGTCTTACAACTTAGTTGGCCATTGTTTTCACCAGATGTTTTCCTTTGTAAGaatggagtttttttttctcacagTAGACAGTTGCGGAAAAATCGTATCTCCTGTTGATTGATGTTTAGACTTAGTAATTTTATCTCGAAGGAGTGTTTATTAGTAGTTTTAAGGattagcaaaaaataaaataaaaaggctGTTTACCTGCAGAGCAAACGTGATGTCTGATTCGTCTACTCTCAGGCTAACTCTCTTTAGCTTATCCCTACGAGCTTGACCGACTTTTAATATCCCCTGAAGCAACAAACCTACTTTTGATCAAAAATCACTCTTTTGAAGAAGTCTTAACTATCATCAGTTAACAGATGAAGTATACCATAAGCTTCTCGCCATCAGAAAATAGTTAAAGAAGGCAATAATAGTTACCTGATCGTTTAGCACTGTACACATGTTAGTGAACTCTGTGATTCCAGCTGGAGAAATCATCCAAGATTTACAGATTTCTAGATATAACTTATTAAGCTGCAGTGGAAGTTGTGAGAAGGTAGATGAGTCATTTAGGAGGGAGATGAGTAATTTAGgacaattttttggtttgaactCAATGAAAGttatgggttttgttttctggacGAAAATTTACCTCTCCAACGGTTGCATCCTTTTTGCTCCCTCTGAAAGCCTTTGCAGCAGCACATATTATGATCTGTGAATTGTGTCAAGAGAAGTATGTGATGACTCCGGTTAGATTCTGTAAAATCACTCTTGCTTAACTATGGAAGTTTTAGAACATAAATGTAATTTTAACATGACTCGATGTGGATGCAACTTACTTGTTGGTGTTGAGGAAGAGACTGAATTGTCTCAACTACAGGAGATTTAAAAGTCTTAGATAATGCAGCAGCCATATGATCCATCCTCACCTGCAATATTGAGGACAATAAGACCAAGGTCTATAAGACTATAACCATCCTTGACCTTGATATTAGATTCgtatcaaagaaaaatatacaaatactACTAACCACTGAATCATCTGGAGTAGGACCTTGTGATTCTGGACCAGTTGATCCTCTTGTTTCTATTTCTAAGATTTCAAGAGCACTTCTGAAAATTTGAATAAGAGGAGAATGTAAGATTTCTGTTCGCTAATTGAGAGTCAGTATGACCATTAGTTAGATTAGCAACTACTACATTACGTATTGACGACATAAGAATCCCAAGCACTATCTTACTCACATTTCAAATAATAAGAACAAACTCTGTgaagaaaaacttgaaaatgttGAACTCACCTGCAGACACATAGTGCCTTTCTCATGTCACCTGATGCTGCAGCAACTTTCTGGCACAATGCAGATAAAGTAAACATCAATAATTGATGGGTAGATGAAAGTAAGATTGACTCATGACCGAGAGAAAATATTAGACTAGCAAGGATATGGAATCATGGATTCTTACTCTGGCACAGAGCTCCAAGGCTTTTGGTTGAAATGCAACATATGAAAGAACCTGTCAGAACCGAGAGCTTAAAAGTTAGTGAGACATATACagaaacaacataaaatattatttggtttataGATTTTCTGACACAAACAAGACACCCTAGCATGCAACAAGGTAGAATGTATTACCCTAAGCCTCTCCTGTAGTATCCTAAGGATCTGATCTTTAGAATAAGCACGGAATGTTATAACCATAGGTTTGCCTGCACAAGAAATAGTAGAAATAGCAGCTGAGGAGTCAACACTATGTTTTCAAAGTTGAGACTTTCAGTGCACATGCAAAACTATAACAAAGTTACACGGTTATGAAATTCTCACAATTAAGGGACTTCAATTTTGGAAGGAAACGATCTGCAAGGTCTATTGCATTTGCTACACCTGGAAATCAAAAACGACAGAGTAAGTCCCAATTGCATATGAACAGAGGAAATAAATGCATAAATCGTAGCTGAGACCGCAAAAGACAGTACCTATAAGTATACACCTTGAAAATGGCAAAGTTGTAAGCATGAAAAGATCATAAAGGACTCCTCGGTCTTTTGTGATTAAGTAATCCATCTCATCTGCAATTATTAACCTGGAAAAGAGTTTGAATTAAGATAACACTGCCTTGTTTCAGAAATATTGTTATGTAATCAAAGCACAACAACCGTACATCATTCTTGAGCTGGAagattcttgtttttgagaaaacaaattctgaAGATGTTGTAGAGGTGAAGAGTTGGTGTTAGCATTCTTGCCAGGCTTGATTTCACCAAGAatctaacaacaaaataagCCTATAAGCATCAATATTAAACTGAAATCAAGAACTCTAAGGTCTATAGTTATACCTTGCTGAAAATATCTGTTGTTTTACTCAGCGACGTGCAATTCACAGACAATGTATCCACTGGTGGCAAACCTGCCTGATAAAATGCACCAATGTTCAATCTTTCCGTCGATGACATTGCTTAGAAACTTACAAGTTATGGTATAACTACAAAAATCGATACCTGAGTTGACCAATCACCAACTTGTTGTACTACTTTCTCCATGGACAGTGATTTTCCAGTTCCAGGACAACCACATATGTATAAACTCCCAGCCTTTTGCTGATCTATGCAGCCTTTCACAAACTCGAAAATCCGAATTTGTTCGTCCTCACGGCAAAGAATTGTTGATGGTGCTTTGGACACGTGCAATGCCTCTTTCACAGCTCTCATTTGCTCTTCATCTATAGactgatatatatatcatcatcacataTGATTAACATAAGACAATTGAAGAATCTAATGGATCACGTTGGTTTACCTCTAGGACTCCACTTAGATTTAGTGCCTAAACAATCAGACACAGCCAAATTCACTGGATATCTCAGAATTTCATTAGAATCTTCCACAACTTCCTGCAAACAAATAACATCTGAGGATTGATACTTATTCGTTTCCCTAAAGAAACTTGATCCCACAATTGAACTTATGCACATCAACAATTTACCTTTTCTGACATTCCGGGATTGGGAACAGAACTTGGTAGATgagatttcaatttcttcgGCGTAGAGACTGAATTACCAGACACCGCCGCTGAATCCGatctcatctttctcttccGCGGAATCTCATATGCGGCAGATTCAAGGCTCTCGGATTTCACCGTCGTTCCGATGGCTACAATATGCTTGTAAGAAGACAAACTTGTCCCGGCGTTGGTAGGCATCGTTGTTAGGTCACACAAGGAAATCGGAAACGAAATTTGGCAGAGGAATTTACCCGTGCTTGCGAATCAATCTCTTGGTCGATACTACTTTGTGTAGGAgcgagaaagagatgaaatttGATAGTAGCGGGAAACGTGAATCGCGACATTTTCGTCTCCCGCCTTTGTTCTTCTGATGCCCTTTTGAACCTACCCAGTTTCGACTAATTTTTATTGGGCCGAATTGTGTAAATGGGCCAATTGTTCACGCTGaaatttgctttttgtttttgtttttgtgagaGTTGGATTTAAGATCCAAATACtagtaatataatttatagttttgtttatttgatattaattGAACAATAAAACGACGTgacgaccaaaaaaaaaaaagaacaataaaacGACGTGAAGAATCAGACAAACGACTCAAAGTGGTCTACCTCTTCGTCAACTTTTCTTTGGGCATAAAATTGTCCATATAAGTCCGCTGATATTATATCACAATATGCACCAAAATAGAATAtaatgtaaaacaaaacaaaaaagaattaaggctgaaagaagataagagagtAGCATTTTTGCCGTGTCGCTGCTTCTGCCAGTCTCCCTCTATCTATCTCACTCGCTCTCACCATTTGAAGATAATTTGGCCATAACATCCTATCGAGAGCCACTACGTAGACTTATATTTCGTTGTAATAAGCTCGTATGGTGTATATCCTTTTAATATTTCTTATTGGTTGATTGAAAGAGTTTCAAGTATAAACGCATTAGTTATTTCAGTTGACATTAATTAAGACAATTCACTATAGAAATTCGATTTAAACTAAATgtgaaaatttatataaacaattgaaaaaataccaaaaccTTCTTTATATATGTCTTATGTGGTTAACCAAAGAATTagtgttttaatatatataagactAGATCATAACCCGTGCTATACAGCACgggcattaatattttgtataaattaaattgtatactttgtttgaattacataagaaatagtatagtataaaaatgatgccataatatttttcaatgttttacTATTTACATATAATACTGCATTGGattgactttgtttaaaaatgttattgttataataaatacaacatatgtaattttaagtaaatgtgtaaaatttgtatagaagttattttggtaagaaacatgtttcctttgtattagaggatctaatttttggcctaacttagaattagtttttgtatagtattttggttatatttgtggACCTAATTGGGGCctatattagattatctttAATAGGGCTGACGAAAAAACGGACCCGATAACCAACCCAATACCCGAACCAAAAAATCGGGTTAGGGCgggttaaaattttaggaaatttcctTATTGGGTAGAGTTTTACTAAACCCGTGGATATCCGATTGGACCGGAAATTACCCGTTATCTAAAAAGAgtattcaaaaacccaaacattaatttaatatctaaaatattaattatatgatattattttatttgattttaaatatatagtaaactgcgagttgtatatgttttcttgatattatttatattgtttagtgtttaaaattatacacttgtattttgattgttaattttagagtttcacctgtagtataccatcttatattaatatcgatttaaacccgtcaattctaggattttccagcttgtattaaaaattgaatcacatcatacacataaaaaaatctaatatgttattaattattgttgtatataagattataaattcttaaaataatatgcatgaaattgaatataaatatttaaattatgacCCAGTACTTagtaataaattttcttaaatctatttttgacccgttataatattttttcatgtattgaacagtttatattcgtttttaaaagtttaaattatggcatatgcgaaaaaactctaattatttttttataacgatgatattattttttcgcaaaaatagaatcatataaagatgagaggtgaactataataattaataaaaaattaatatgataatttagatatcaaatctaatttgttgattttaattggttaattttttgaaaattaataatgtatttcgttttttaatgaaatttaattaattaaattagtatttgactttttaatttttaaagagatgaattaatttactctttaaattttatttctaatggcatacctatataattacttacaaaaaataaggttacatttaaaatgtacttcccaaataatatagtaggattatATATTATGATGAGTGCAATTTTTCGAAAACCCAAGCATGATAGTTATACATTTCCGTACTAAGTTGTCCGTCATCGTTCGCTTATTTGTGCATAGTTACTGTCGTCCTAACATGGTCGATCGttgaattatttttactattgtTTAAACGATAAAGTATGGTATACGATGGAAACAAATACGATACATTTGTTTAGCATTTGTGCCGACATTGTATTATGTAAGTGCAATCGATGAACAACTTTTTAGATGATATGTATATCAGTGCATGGctcattttatcattttccaTTTGTTTTACTTAACTCAAGATTTTGACATTTAGCATTTGAATCTAATGGTTGTCTCACAACATTCCATTGCTGATTGTCAATTCTCCAAAAGCTATTACTTTCGTTCGATAAATTATTCATACAATCTTATAAACACCCATGATGACCTAGCTTTtctaaaattgtattttttacCAAACATGAGAACCTTGAAATATCGGTTTTATTTCTTACAACTAaatcaggttcaaattgaGATTATGAATATCCTAATTAAATAAGACTAAGGGTCCACGATTTCAGGCCACCGGTCCAGAGGCTCTGGTCCGACTCTGAGAAAATTGTTTGGTCGGCTGATTGGAGAGTTTACGTATAGAGTAAACATGAtaaattcttattattttcagTCGGCAGCACAAAATCCTATGGctattttctaatttattatacTAGCTAACAAAGTcaaccacttttttttttaacagtcAACTAATATGTTTTACAAACGTATATATAGTTATGGACAATAAATGCTCTTTAacgtaacaaaaaaaaaagttttagtaatttaatttaggcacactaaataatataatgaCAACATCAATATATATGTGAGAAAATTAAGTTATGACTCGCCTAATTGCATCTATTTAACTACTTAAacagaagatcaagaaaaaacgaGCCAGAGAAATTTGCACGTGTAAACGTCAAAGGTTAAAAACGCTTCGTTCACTAGCATGTGGTGTGATTAAACCAGCATTTCACACGTGGGGGATCTGCGATTCTATAGCAAAGCAAAGATCAACGGGAATTCTGTAATTACACATGGGACTACTAGACAATTCCGTACATATCTATTGTTAAAGCATATTTAGTAAGCTAATGGAATTGTAATAAccagaaaatcaaacatgaTACAAGAGAAGCACATCGACAAGGACATGAACTAATTAAATACGCAGAGGAAACTGAAACTaacaaaagaacaataaaTATCAGCCGTTAATAAGATATCAGGAGTGGACGTTGCcgtcaatttcttcttcaccacctTCGCTCTCTTTAGACGCTGCTTTCCCTAATGACGCCAACTTCCGTCAACTTGGTCCTTACCGGTCACAAGTATCACCACTCTCCGGTCACTTCTCCTTCCTTCTCGACCGTCGCTTCCTTACCCTCTCCCTTCAATTGCTACgttccaacaaaaaatattttgttttcat
This sequence is a window from Arabidopsis thaliana chromosome 1 sequence. Protein-coding genes within it:
- the UGT71C3 gene encoding UDP-glucosyl transferase 71C3 (UDP-glucosyl transferase 71C3 (UGT71C3); FUNCTIONS IN: quercetin 3-O-glucosyltransferase activity, UDP-glycosyltransferase activity, transferase activity, transferring glycosyl groups; INVOLVED IN: metabolic process; LOCATED IN: cellular_component unknown; EXPRESSED IN: 7 plant structures; EXPRESSED DURING: F mature embryo stage, petal differentiation and expansion stage, E expanded cotyledon stage, D bilateral stage; CONTAINS InterPro DOMAIN/s: UDP-glucuronosyl/UDP-glucosyltransferase (InterPro:IPR002213); BEST Arabidopsis thaliana protein match is: UDP-glucosyl transferase 71C2 (TAIR:AT2G29740.1); Has 7762 Blast hits to 7715 proteins in 456 species: Archae - 0; Bacteria - 482; Metazoa - 2213; Fungi - 22; Plants - 4940; Viruses - 44; Other Eukaryotes - 61 (source: NCBI BLink).) codes for the protein MKAEAEIIFVTYPSPGHLLVSIEFAKSLIKRDDRIHTITILYWALPLAPQAHLFAKSLVASQPRIRLLALPDVQNPPPLELFFKAPEAYILESTKKTVPLVRDALSTLVSSRKESGSVRVVGLVIDFFCVPMIEVANELNLPSYIFLTCNAGFLSMMKYLPERHRITTSELDLSSGNVEHPIPGYVCSVPTKVLPPGLFVRESYEAWVEIAEKFPGAKGILVNSVTCLEQNAFDYFARLDENYPPVYPVGPVLSLKDRPSPNLDASDRDRIMRWLEDQPESSIVYICFGSLGIIGKLQIEEIAEALELTGHRFLWSIRTNPTEKASPYDLLPEGFLDRTASKGLVCDWAPQVEVLAHKALGGFVSHCGWNSVLESLWFGVPIATWPMYAEQQLNAFSMVKELGLAVELRLDYVSAYGEIVKAEEIAGAIRSLMDGEDTPRKRVKEMAEAARNALMDGGSSFVAVKRFLDELIGGDV
- a CDS encoding Cell division control, Cdc6 (Cell division control, Cdc6; FUNCTIONS IN: ATP binding; INVOLVED IN: regulation of cell cycle, DNA replication; EXPRESSED IN: 22 plant structures; EXPRESSED DURING: 12 growth stages; CONTAINS InterPro DOMAIN/s: ATPase, AAA-type, core (InterPro:IPR003959), CDC6, C-terminal (InterPro:IPR015163), Cell division control, Cdc6 (InterPro:IPR016314); BEST Arabidopsis thaliana protein match is: cell division control 6 (TAIR:AT2G29680.2); Has 1458 Blast hits to 1448 proteins in 345 species: Archae - 437; Bacteria - 0; Metazoa - 359; Fungi - 295; Plants - 123; Viruses - 0; Other Eukaryotes - 244 (source: NCBI BLink).), translated to MPTNAGTSLSSYKHIVAIGTTVKSESLESAAYEIPRKRKMRSDSAAVSGNSVSTPKKLKSHLPSSVPNPGMSEKEVVEDSNEILRYPVNLAVSDCLGTKSKWSPRDEEQMRAVKEALHVSKAPSTILCREDEQIRIFEFVKGCIDQQKAGSLYICGCPGTGKSLSMEKVVQQVGDWSTQAGLPPVDTLSVNCTSLSKTTDIFSKILGEIKPGKNANTNSSPLQHLQNLFSQKQESSSSRMMLIIADEMDYLITKDRGVLYDLFMLTTLPFSRCILIGVANAIDLADRFLPKLKSLNCKPMVITFRAYSKDQILRILQERLRVLSYVAFQPKALELCARKVAAASGDMRKALCVCRSALEILEIETRGSTGPESQGPTPDDSVVRMDHMAAALSKTFKSPVVETIQSLPQHQQIIICAAAKAFRGSKKDATVGELNKLYLEICKSWMISPAGITEFTNMCTVLNDQGILKVGQARRDKLKRVSLRVDESDITFALQEIRFFRNCLL
- a CDS encoding Cell division control, Cdc6 — encoded protein: MPTNAGTSLSSYKHIVAIGTTVKSESLESAAYEIPRKRKMRSDSAAVSGNSVSTPKKLKSHLPSSVPNPGMSEKEVVEDSNEILRYPVNLAVSDCLGTKSKWSPRDEEQMRAVKEALHVSKAPSTILCREDEQIRIFEFVKGCIDQQKAGSLYICGCPGTGKSLSMEKVVQQVGDWSTQAGLPPVDTLSVNCTSLSKTTDIFSKILGEIKPGKNANTNSSPLQHLQNLFSQKQESSSSRMMLIIADEMDYLITKDRGVLYDLFMLTTLPFSRCILIGVANAIDLADRFLPKLKSLNCKPMVITFRAYSKDQILRILQERLRVLSYVAFQPKALELCARKVAAASGDMRKALCVCRSALEILEIETRGSTGPESQGPTPDDSVVRMDHMAAALSKTFKSPVVETIQSLPQHQQIIICAAAKAFRGSKKDATVGELNKLYLEICKSWMISPAGITEFTNMCTVLNDQVCCFRGY